The DNA region CTCCTCGAAGTCTATTCGGGTGACCTCATAGCCACTGGGCGGACGGCGGTTCCACGAGCCGCGCATGGCGATGAAAGCATCGCCGCGATACTCTTCGGGAAAGGCGGTGCCGCTATAGAAAGTCATCTGCATAGGGGCGGCGTGCGCGATATAGCCAAGTTCCGGCTCGACGCTCTTTTCGGCCCAGTCCTCAAGCGTGATGTCGCCAGGAGGGCTGCGGTGAGGGCTGAAGTTCGAGAAGTCGTAGATGTAAGGCCAGCCATATTGATTGCCCTGCTCGACAAGGTTGAATTCTTCCTGCTGCTCCTCGTCGCCCAGCCAGTCGGTGCCGTGATCGGCGCCATAGAGTTCGCCGGTTTCGGGCTGCCAGTCGAAACCGATCGTGTTGCGGAGGCCGGTCGCGAAGATCGTGCGGCTCTTGCCGTCCTTGCTGGCGCGCAGAATGGTGGCATTCTCCGGACTGGACTCCTCGCAGGCATTGCAGGTTGAGCCCACGGAGATGTAGAGCATGTCGTCAGGCCCGATGGCGAGCGTCCGGTTGGGGTGCTGCCCGGCCTCTGGCAGATCGTGGATGATGCGCGTGAGTTCACCGAAGCTGCCATCTTCGTTGACCGGTGCGGTGTAGACATCATTGACCGTGGCCAGGAATACCGTGTCGCCGTCAAATGCAATGCCGTGCATGCCCGGGCGTGCAGCAAGAACGGTGTGGTCTTCAAAGACGCCATCCCCATCCACATCATCCAGGCGGATGACGTCGCCTTCGGTTCGACGGGTGACGTAGATGCCGCCATCTTCATGGACAGCCACCATGCGGGTATTGCCCATGTCGCGCGCGACGATTTCGACCTCAAAACCCTCCGGCACCCGAACAAGGGAAGTCAGCTGCTCATCATCGGTGACAATGATGGGTTCGGGCTCCACAACGGAGTTCTGAAT from Devosia sp. RR2S18 includes:
- a CDS encoding YbhB/YbcL family Raf kinase inhibitor-like protein, coding for MLQIRRTLLSGVALTVPMLTSPLAFAQAVGNIGEFSDVTIQNSVVEPEPIIVTDDEQLTSLVRVPEGFEVEIVARDMGNTRMVAVHEDGGIYVTRRTEGDVIRLDDVDGDGVFEDHTVLAARPGMHGIAFDGDTVFLATVNDVYTAPVNEDGSFGELTRIIHDLPEAGQHPNRTLAIGPDDMLYISVGSTCNACEESSPENATILRASKDGKSRTIFATGLRNTIGFDWQPETGELYGADHGTDWLGDEEQQEEFNLVEQGNQYGWPYIYDFSNFSPHRSPPGDITLEDWAEKSVEPELGYIAHAAPMQMTFYSGTAFPEEYRGDAFIAMRGSWNRRPPSGYEVTRIDFEESEPQSWERFAEGWLIENEDGGYGFLARLAGLAEAPDGSLILADDANGILYRISYTGEQQSDGAAMGEPESQVPEAQDSNIAFDLVEGENSLEVSASFAQGEMIPVAHSAEGHNASPELEWSGAPEEAQSFVVIVDDPDASNPTPFTHWIAYDIPADVTRLREGLPPDLILQEPEGVLQGTNSRGQVGYMGPRPPLENGPHDYHFQIFALDVASLELDPGSPRETVLSGMEGHVLAKGQIVGRYERPAPELPAN